The proteins below come from a single uncultured Carboxylicivirga sp. genomic window:
- a CDS encoding UvrD-helicase domain-containing protein: MSKLKIYRASAGSGKTYTLSGEFIKLLFEDPQNYKSILAVTFTNKATSEMKNRILENLYALSIEDAPDYLSELMAIHKKTKQQIQKIARQLLINILNDFSKFSVNTIDSFFQKVIRSFAYEANLPAGFKVELDTDKVLSRAVDELLRELELKGNEELREWLINHTLSKIEDGKDWNIANELNSLGREVFKEEFQSLNTETLEKLQNKKLLHQYNNQLRQITRQFEKSIKDKAKNALELMKQNGITYDMLHLKSRSPLKNLEKLSQLQKTDDLLTIQKLIPLVDNPELCFNKKNTESENNLIGDCFNAGLNDALFKLSELFITEKTNYYTARIISNNLNALGIATDIALKVQEIARNENLFLLADANRLLHRIIDQNDAPFIYEKIGSRYQNYMIDEFQDTSRLQWNNFRPLLLNSVSEDKMAMIVGDVKQSIYRWRNSDWKLLSDQVEADFSDFGTDPKILETNWRSLENIITFNNIVFKEAARMLQHEFVKSSEEMNPQHQMPEDLKTKISKAYDDTVQKIAGKSVGTGGFIKMAFPEGSKKADFMANATSQAVKEIEQLLDAGYDYKDICILVRRKKEGQQITEALLSGIYSDTQRKHPVISNETLLLGSSPAVNLVIQQIKFIQDPENEVYEAYIDLYEQFYQVHSLEDLDNCDVSQLITTHQEDKETLRNELLELKGQPLFEMAETLIRNLPENIYEHQFIFIQGLLDAVRDYVTNYSVNAHDFITWWDDKGQNTAISVPEGQNAINVMTIHKSKGLEFKAVIIPYCNWPIDDKGFGSLIWCKPQTEPFNQIDLVPVSYNSQLLQSYFVDEYLDERLHQFVDNLNLLYVAFTRAKESLIVLGEQPTKSGGIKNVSNLLHRIANQLNLASIDNENIREQLVDSWNIEDLVFEYGEIPAMNSEKYEIEEKENFIVRTYALGDRIKIHPESMVLNSHDGLANLKRGKLMHKLFEYIVSSADVNRAIHQLILNGQLKTSEKDDIMKFITDKINQPLVKEWFNAENTIINEGDILTSAGLYRPDRVVVRNNEAIVIDYKFGEIRNEKYRPQVNRYKKLLSQMGYKNVKGYIWYLGKEDLVEEVIDQPQQGKLF; this comes from the coding sequence ATGTCGAAACTAAAAATATACAGAGCATCAGCAGGTTCTGGAAAAACATATACTTTATCAGGCGAATTTATCAAACTATTGTTTGAAGATCCTCAAAATTACAAAAGCATTTTGGCAGTAACTTTTACCAATAAAGCTACTTCTGAAATGAAAAACAGGATTTTAGAAAATTTGTATGCGTTATCTATTGAAGATGCTCCTGATTACTTATCTGAATTGATGGCTATTCATAAAAAAACAAAGCAACAAATTCAGAAAATTGCCCGTCAGTTATTGATAAATATTTTGAATGATTTTTCGAAATTTTCCGTTAATACCATCGATAGTTTTTTCCAAAAGGTAATACGATCATTTGCCTATGAAGCAAATTTACCAGCTGGTTTTAAAGTTGAATTAGATACCGATAAAGTTCTATCGCGGGCTGTTGATGAATTACTTCGCGAATTAGAATTAAAAGGAAATGAAGAATTACGCGAATGGTTGATTAACCACACACTATCTAAAATTGAAGATGGAAAAGATTGGAATATTGCCAATGAATTAAACTCGTTAGGACGCGAAGTTTTTAAAGAAGAGTTTCAGAGTTTGAATACTGAAACATTGGAGAAGCTTCAAAACAAAAAGCTGTTACATCAATATAACAATCAACTTAGACAGATTACCCGTCAATTTGAAAAATCAATAAAAGATAAAGCAAAAAACGCATTGGAATTAATGAAGCAAAATGGTATTACTTATGATATGCTTCATCTAAAATCAAGATCTCCGCTTAAAAATCTGGAAAAATTGAGTCAACTTCAAAAAACGGATGACTTATTAACTATTCAAAAACTAATTCCGCTTGTAGATAATCCGGAATTGTGTTTCAACAAAAAAAATACAGAATCGGAGAATAATTTAATTGGCGACTGTTTTAATGCCGGATTAAACGATGCTCTTTTCAAACTATCAGAACTTTTTATTACTGAAAAAACCAATTATTATACAGCCAGAATCATTTCCAACAATTTAAATGCATTGGGAATAGCCACTGATATTGCCCTTAAAGTGCAGGAAATTGCCCGAAATGAGAATTTGTTTCTTTTGGCTGACGCCAATCGACTATTACATCGTATTATCGATCAGAATGATGCCCCTTTTATTTACGAAAAAATCGGAAGCCGCTATCAAAATTACATGATTGATGAGTTTCAGGATACCTCTCGCCTACAGTGGAATAACTTCAGGCCTTTGCTCTTAAACAGTGTTTCGGAAGATAAGATGGCTATGATTGTGGGTGATGTAAAACAATCGATTTACCGTTGGCGTAATTCTGATTGGAAACTGTTAAGCGATCAGGTAGAAGCTGACTTCAGTGATTTTGGTACAGATCCGAAAATACTGGAAACCAATTGGCGAAGTCTGGAAAATATCATCACTTTTAATAACATTGTATTTAAAGAAGCTGCTCGAATGCTTCAGCATGAGTTTGTTAAATCGTCGGAAGAAATGAATCCTCAACACCAAATGCCAGAGGATTTAAAAACCAAGATAAGTAAAGCCTACGACGATACTGTTCAAAAGATTGCAGGCAAATCAGTAGGAACAGGCGGATTTATTAAAATGGCCTTTCCCGAAGGAAGTAAAAAAGCTGATTTTATGGCAAATGCTACTTCGCAGGCTGTTAAAGAAATTGAGCAATTACTGGATGCTGGTTACGATTATAAAGATATTTGTATTCTAGTACGTCGTAAAAAAGAAGGACAACAAATAACTGAAGCACTTCTTTCGGGAATATACTCTGATACCCAACGCAAGCATCCGGTAATTTCCAACGAAACACTTCTTTTAGGAAGTTCGCCGGCAGTTAACTTGGTGATTCAGCAAATTAAATTCATTCAGGATCCCGAGAATGAAGTATACGAGGCATACATCGATTTATATGAACAATTTTATCAGGTTCATTCATTAGAAGATCTTGACAACTGCGATGTATCGCAATTGATTACCACTCATCAGGAAGACAAAGAAACATTGCGTAATGAATTACTCGAATTAAAAGGTCAGCCATTATTTGAAATGGCCGAAACATTAATCCGAAATCTTCCGGAGAACATTTACGAGCATCAATTTATCTTTATTCAGGGTTTATTGGATGCAGTAAGAGATTATGTAACAAACTATTCGGTAAATGCACACGATTTTATTACCTGGTGGGATGATAAGGGACAGAACACTGCTATTTCTGTTCCCGAAGGACAAAATGCCATCAATGTAATGACAATACATAAATCAAAAGGATTGGAATTTAAAGCGGTTATTATCCCCTATTGTAACTGGCCAATCGACGATAAAGGATTTGGCAGTTTAATATGGTGTAAGCCTCAAACCGAACCTTTTAACCAAATAGATTTGGTTCCGGTCTCGTATAACTCGCAGTTATTACAATCGTATTTTGTTGATGAATATCTGGATGAACGATTACATCAATTTGTTGACAATTTAAATCTATTGTATGTTGCTTTTACCAGAGCAAAAGAAAGCTTAATTGTTTTGGGAGAACAGCCTACTAAATCGGGAGGCATTAAAAATGTATCGAATTTATTACACCGTATAGCCAACCAACTAAACCTCGCCTCGATTGATAATGAAAATATAAGGGAGCAATTGGTTGATTCATGGAATATAGAAGATCTTGTATTTGAATACGGTGAAATACCTGCAATGAACTCCGAAAAATATGAAATTGAAGAAAAAGAAAATTTCATTGTAAGAACATATGCTTTAGGAGATAGAATCAAAATACACCCCGAAAGTATGGTTTTAAATTCTCATGATGGTTTAGCTAATCTGAAACGTGGGAAACTGATGCATAAACTTTTCGAGTATATTGTATCTTCCGCTGATGTGAACAGAGCGATACACCAACTAATTTTAAATGGCCAGTTAAAAACATCAGAAAAGGACGATATCATGAAGTTTATTACTGATAAAATTAATCAACCTTTGGTTAAAGAATGGTTTAATGCTGAAAATACAATTATTAATGAGGGAGATATTCTAACCTCAGCGGGATTGTATCGCCCTGACCGGGTTGTTGTTCGCAACAATGAAGCTATTGTAATTGATTATAAATTTGGTGAAATCAGAAACGAAAAATATCGCCCACAAGTCAATCGTTATAAAAAACTTTTAAGTCAGATGGGTTATAAGAATGTAAAAGGATACATCTGGTATTTAGGTAAAGAAGATTTGGTAGAAGAAGTAATAGATCAACCACAACAAGGTAAACTATTTTAA
- the pyrB gene encoding aspartate carbamoyltransferase — translation MKNKSLVSITDFSKDEIMRIVELAAEFEANPNQKLLDGKVVASLFFEPSTRTRLSFETAITRLGGGIIGFSDSSSSSTTKGETLKDTTVMVSNYSDLIVMRHPLEGAARYASEQASVPIINAGDGANQHPTQTLLDLYSIYKTQGTLDNLNIFMVGDLKYGRTVHSLLMAMSHFNTTFNFIAPDSLKMPDEYKLFLDSKGIKYYEHKEFTDILAAADILYMTRVQRERFSDPIEYEKVKNVYVLRNAMLDNTKDNLRILHPLPRVNEIHTDVDDNPKAYYFQQAENGVYARMAIIASILGLK, via the coding sequence ATGAAGAACAAAAGTTTAGTATCCATTACCGATTTCTCTAAGGATGAGATCATGCGCATTGTGGAGTTAGCTGCAGAGTTTGAAGCTAATCCAAACCAGAAGCTTTTGGATGGTAAAGTTGTGGCAAGTTTGTTTTTCGAACCATCAACTCGTACCCGTTTAAGTTTCGAAACAGCCATTACCCGATTAGGAGGAGGGATAATTGGTTTCTCTGATTCCTCATCGTCATCGACCACTAAAGGAGAAACATTAAAAGATACTACCGTAATGGTTAGTAATTATAGCGATTTAATTGTGATGCGTCATCCCTTAGAAGGTGCGGCCAGATATGCTTCGGAGCAAGCAAGTGTACCTATTATCAATGCGGGTGATGGGGCTAATCAGCATCCTACACAAACTTTATTGGATTTATATTCAATATATAAAACGCAGGGTACTTTAGATAATCTAAACATTTTTATGGTCGGCGATTTAAAATATGGCCGTACAGTACATTCACTGCTAATGGCAATGTCGCACTTTAACACCACCTTTAATTTTATTGCTCCTGATTCGTTAAAGATGCCTGATGAATACAAACTATTTCTGGATTCAAAAGGAATAAAGTATTACGAGCACAAAGAATTTACAGACATTCTCGCAGCAGCAGATATTTTATATATGACAAGAGTCCAACGTGAGCGTTTTTCAGATCCTATCGAATATGAGAAAGTGAAGAATGTTTATGTTTTGCGTAATGCAATGCTTGATAATACAAAAGATAATCTTCGAATCTTACATCCACTTCCTCGTGTTAACGAAATTCATACTGATGTTGATGATAACCCAAAGGCTTATTATTTCCAACAGGCCGAAAATGGTGTGTATGCACGTATGGCAATAATTGCCTCAATATTAGGATTGAAATAA
- a CDS encoding flavin reductase family protein produces MAKQDWKPGNMIYPLPAVMVTVGDKPENYNIITIAWTGTICSDPPMCYISVRKGRHSYPILKETGEFVINLTTRDIAYATDWCGVRSGRKYDKFKEMHLTPGKASIVKAPIIEESPINIECKVTEIKELGTHDMFIAEVVNVKADEQYIDEKTGAFSLQKARPITYSHGHYYEVGKRIGKFGFAVEKKKKKPRAKRKK; encoded by the coding sequence ATGGCAAAACAGGATTGGAAGCCCGGTAACATGATTTATCCCTTACCTGCTGTGATGGTAACAGTAGGTGATAAACCCGAAAACTATAATATTATTACAATTGCCTGGACGGGCACCATCTGTTCTGACCCACCAATGTGCTATATTTCTGTTCGTAAGGGTAGACATTCATACCCAATATTAAAAGAAACCGGAGAGTTTGTTATCAATCTTACCACAAGAGATATAGCGTATGCTACAGATTGGTGCGGTGTGCGCTCAGGTCGTAAATACGATAAATTTAAAGAGATGCATCTGACCCCCGGTAAAGCATCTATCGTAAAAGCACCTATTATTGAAGAATCGCCGATAAATATTGAGTGTAAGGTTACAGAGATAAAGGAGTTGGGTACACATGATATGTTTATTGCAGAGGTAGTTAATGTTAAGGCCGATGAACAATATATTGATGAAAAAACGGGTGCTTTTAGTCTTCAAAAGGCTCGACCGATTACTTATTCACATGGGCACTATTACGAGGTAGGTAAGAGAATAGGAAAGTTTGGTTTTGCTGTCGAAAAGAAGAAGAAGAAACCAAGAGCTAAAAGGAAAAAATAG
- a CDS encoding substrate-binding domain-containing protein, translated as MKRIGFTLTWIMFVILIAGCNQKPKIGFLMDSLNNERWKKDKELFVQKVEELGGIPIVEIANTDPEKQILQAQSMIDQDVDVLVIVPVDLQKAAEIVKMAHRSYIPVISYDRLIKDCNLDYYISTDNIHIGELQANYLTKISPKGKYALISGPKSDNNAYLLHLGWMNILQPLIDRGDIEIVVDEFSNFWLPDEAHRIMTNYFKESDDVNAIICGNDALASGAIIALKDKHKEGNVLVAGQDANIQAVRNIVAGNQTITIYKPIEALAFAAANAAIKIADGEAPSNMNITVNNGKRLVPAILLEASVVNRQNIKMTVISEGFMGESEVYN; from the coding sequence ATGAAACGGATTGGCTTTACACTTACATGGATCATGTTCGTAATTCTTATTGCGGGATGTAACCAAAAACCAAAAATTGGATTTTTGATGGATAGCTTGAATAACGAACGATGGAAAAAGGATAAAGAGTTATTTGTTCAGAAGGTAGAGGAATTGGGTGGTATTCCTATTGTTGAAATAGCAAACACCGATCCTGAAAAACAAATATTACAGGCTCAAAGCATGATAGATCAAGATGTTGATGTTCTGGTAATTGTTCCGGTTGATTTACAAAAAGCAGCTGAAATAGTTAAAATGGCTCACCGTAGTTATATACCAGTTATATCATACGACCGTCTGATTAAAGACTGCAATCTTGATTATTACATCTCAACCGATAATATTCATATCGGCGAATTGCAAGCTAATTACTTAACTAAGATTTCGCCCAAAGGTAAATATGCTTTAATAAGTGGGCCTAAGAGTGATAACAATGCCTATTTATTACATTTGGGATGGATGAATATTCTTCAACCATTAATTGACAGGGGGGATATTGAGATTGTGGTCGATGAGTTTTCTAATTTTTGGTTACCAGATGAGGCACATCGTATTATGACCAATTATTTTAAAGAATCGGACGATGTAAATGCAATTATTTGCGGGAACGATGCATTGGCTTCGGGAGCTATTATTGCCCTAAAAGACAAGCATAAAGAAGGCAATGTGCTAGTCGCGGGGCAGGATGCTAACATACAGGCAGTACGTAATATTGTAGCCGGAAATCAAACTATAACTATATATAAACCTATTGAAGCCTTAGCTTTTGCTGCTGCTAATGCAGCAATTAAAATTGCTGATGGAGAAGCTCCCTCAAATATGAACATTACCGTTAATAATGGCAAAAGACTCGTACCAGCCATTCTTTTGGAGGCCAGTGTAGTGAATCGTCAGAATATTAAAATGACAGTAATATCTGAAGGGTTTATGGGCGAAAGTGAAGTGTATAATTAA
- a CDS encoding methyl-accepting chemotaxis protein: MLKKSILRRLHFCMLAFGILMGFVFPVYANFFVHWKDGMFIWFLAGSICAGIIVGVVSYGFVRLLLLKKLQLIADVANSLSNKNIPNSIELKSNDAVGVIIGGINASIDSIRVLLQEILKITDYSGSILNDFEHANDGETTLEDLTKSLFYVREIGERLGKSSGESERVVDTALRSMSIVESNFRLTKDKITNYKKNIEEMVYRSDEIEKSLDQIDDIASQTNIISLNASIEASKAGEAGKGFAVVAIEVRKLADLTVQSSAAVASQANEIRNNLTSMIEIITDIVSKVEQNNSDVEKLSKDLQLIRQNVGFTNSKSYDLHDSTESLNGNFEKVNASFQLMKEQLTIMSDKINEYQF; the protein is encoded by the coding sequence ATGTTAAAGAAAAGTATTCTCAGACGACTACATTTTTGTATGTTGGCATTCGGCATATTAATGGGATTTGTATTTCCTGTTTATGCCAACTTTTTTGTGCATTGGAAAGATGGAATGTTTATCTGGTTTCTGGCAGGTTCTATTTGTGCAGGTATAATTGTAGGTGTAGTTAGCTATGGCTTTGTTCGACTTCTATTATTAAAAAAACTCCAACTTATTGCTGATGTAGCCAATAGTTTGAGTAATAAAAATATTCCAAATTCAATTGAACTAAAGAGTAATGATGCTGTGGGAGTTATTATTGGGGGAATAAATGCAAGTATTGATAGTATACGAGTTCTTCTTCAGGAAATCTTAAAAATCACTGATTATTCAGGTAGTATATTAAATGATTTTGAGCATGCGAATGATGGTGAAACTACTTTGGAAGATTTAACTAAATCATTGTTTTATGTTCGTGAGATAGGGGAGCGCCTAGGGAAAAGTTCGGGTGAGTCAGAGCGTGTTGTAGATACAGCTTTGCGCTCTATGAGTATTGTTGAAAGTAACTTTAGATTAACTAAAGATAAAATTACAAACTACAAAAAGAATATCGAAGAGATGGTGTATCGTTCTGATGAAATAGAAAAATCACTTGATCAGATTGATGATATAGCGTCGCAAACTAACATCATATCACTAAATGCTTCAATTGAAGCTAGCAAAGCAGGAGAGGCTGGTAAAGGATTTGCGGTAGTAGCTATCGAAGTACGAAAACTAGCTGATTTAACAGTGCAATCTTCTGCAGCTGTTGCATCTCAAGCCAACGAAATCAGAAATAATCTCACTTCAATGATCGAAATAATAACTGATATCGTTTCAAAAGTTGAACAGAATAACTCCGATGTGGAAAAGTTAAGTAAAGATCTACAGTTAATCCGTCAGAATGTTGGATTTACCAATAGTAAAAGTTACGATTTGCATGATTCAACTGAATCATTAAATGGTAATTTCGAAAAAGTAAATGCTTCCTTTCAGCTTATGAAGGAACAATTAACCATTATGTCGGATAAAATTAATGAGTATCAGTTTTAA
- the pyrI gene encoding aspartate carbamoyltransferase regulatory subunit, producing the protein MGKKELSVSAIKNGTVIDHIPANNLFKVISILELDKSENMITFGTNFKSEKQGSKAIIKVENKYFEDDEINKIALVARSAKLNIIKDYHVVEKRNVEIPENIVGIAKCFNPKCITNNEPMITKFSLAGKEPLALKCHYCEKITTEDHLEVL; encoded by the coding sequence ATGGGTAAAAAAGAATTAAGCGTAAGCGCTATCAAAAACGGAACAGTAATCGATCATATACCAGCAAATAATCTGTTTAAAGTAATTTCAATTTTAGAGTTGGATAAAAGTGAAAACATGATCACTTTTGGAACCAATTTTAAGAGTGAGAAACAAGGCAGTAAAGCCATTATTAAGGTAGAGAATAAATACTTTGAAGATGACGAAATCAATAAAATTGCCTTGGTTGCCCGTTCGGCAAAGCTTAACATTATTAAGGATTACCATGTGGTAGAAAAACGTAATGTTGAAATTCCAGAGAATATTGTGGGTATTGCTAAGTGCTTTAATCCTAAATGTATTACCAATAACGAGCCAATGATAACCAAATTCTCATTAGCAGGTAAAGAACCTTTAGCATTAAAGTGTCATTATTGCGAAAAAATTACGACTGAAGATCATTTAGAGGTACTATAA
- the thrA gene encoding bifunctional aspartate kinase/homoserine dehydrogenase I produces MKVLKFGGTSMGSSVAMLNVKRIVENIQGPKVVVVSAVGGITDELIHASKKAVKGESYQDVLSYLKDKHNQIISELFTPSVEVKLQDEIVDIWKDLEQILKGVSLTGELSTKSYDTIAGCGERLSSAILATLIPGAKLYDSREFIKTEMNGRGHVVKTNQTMQAIAELKFSLPEVAVFPGFIASDDNGDNTTLGRGGSDYSAALFAAGFDAEILEIWTDVDGFMSADPRVIKRAYCLDHLSYAEAMELSHFGAKVIYPPTIIPVLQKQIPILIKNTFNPEAPGTLIDKNTSGEKKVKGLSSIKDVSLLTLQGSGMIGVSGISMRMFKALATENVNIILISQASSESSISVVINTTEAEAAKMALLNEFEKEISRKQINGVSLDNKMAVVAVVGEGMKQTSGVSGLLFNDVGRNGINVYAIAQGASELNISFVVREDDLRKTLNVVHEAFFLSQYQAIHLYLAGVGTVGKSLLKKIQRQSDRLLKVERLSIRVAGIANSRQMLFKDRGLDLDTAADQLKEASPGSIDKFVDQIIANNMSNSVFVDCSASPLVAEQYLKLLQNNVSVVTANKIASSSDYETYKKLKTTAVEKGVKYLFETNVGAGLPIINTMNSMIQSGDKILQLEAVLSGTLNYIVNNVSAERKLSEVVQEAKDKGYSEPDPRIDLIGKDVLRKLLILARECEYPLEEKHVDITPFLPKEFFTDETVEQFMARLKDYDDAFEQKRKEAAEKGKILRYAASLKEGKAKVGFIEVDERHPFYRLEDSNNKIMLRTDYYYDHPMEIKGYGAGADVTAAGVFADIIKVVNL; encoded by the coding sequence ATGAAAGTACTTAAGTTTGGAGGTACATCAATGGGCTCTTCTGTAGCCATGTTAAATGTTAAACGCATTGTAGAAAATATACAAGGTCCTAAAGTGGTGGTGGTTTCTGCAGTTGGGGGTATCACAGACGAATTAATTCATGCATCTAAAAAAGCTGTTAAAGGTGAATCTTACCAAGATGTATTAAGTTATCTAAAAGACAAGCATAATCAAATCATATCTGAATTATTTACTCCTTCAGTAGAAGTAAAACTGCAGGATGAAATTGTTGATATATGGAAAGATCTTGAACAAATACTTAAAGGGGTGAGCCTAACCGGTGAATTAAGTACAAAAAGTTATGATACGATTGCCGGATGTGGTGAGCGTTTATCTTCCGCAATTTTGGCAACCTTAATTCCAGGGGCAAAACTGTATGATAGTCGAGAATTTATTAAAACTGAGATGAATGGCCGTGGCCATGTTGTTAAGACTAATCAAACAATGCAGGCTATTGCTGAACTTAAGTTTAGTTTACCCGAAGTTGCTGTATTTCCCGGTTTTATTGCAAGTGATGATAATGGAGATAATACAACATTAGGTAGAGGTGGTTCAGATTACTCAGCAGCATTGTTTGCAGCCGGTTTTGATGCTGAAATATTAGAGATTTGGACGGACGTGGATGGCTTTATGTCAGCAGATCCACGCGTAATTAAAAGAGCCTATTGTCTGGATCACTTAAGCTATGCCGAAGCGATGGAATTGTCTCATTTTGGAGCTAAAGTGATTTATCCTCCAACGATTATTCCGGTTTTGCAAAAGCAAATTCCCATTTTAATTAAGAATACTTTTAATCCTGAGGCTCCGGGTACTTTAATCGATAAAAATACTTCTGGCGAAAAGAAAGTTAAAGGCTTGTCATCTATAAAAGATGTATCCCTGTTAACTCTCCAGGGTAGCGGAATGATAGGTGTTTCGGGTATTTCTATGCGTATGTTTAAAGCATTGGCTACCGAAAATGTAAATATAATCTTAATATCTCAGGCATCAAGCGAAAGTAGTATATCGGTTGTAATCAATACCACAGAAGCAGAGGCTGCAAAAATGGCTTTGCTGAATGAATTTGAAAAAGAAATTAGCCGAAAACAGATCAATGGAGTATCGCTGGATAACAAAATGGCTGTTGTAGCTGTTGTGGGCGAAGGAATGAAGCAAACATCGGGTGTTTCGGGTTTGTTGTTTAACGACGTAGGTAGAAATGGTATTAATGTTTATGCAATTGCTCAGGGAGCATCCGAGTTAAACATATCATTTGTTGTTAGGGAGGATGATTTACGTAAAACCTTAAATGTGGTACACGAGGCTTTTTTCTTAAGTCAATATCAGGCAATTCATTTGTATTTGGCAGGTGTTGGTACCGTAGGTAAAAGTTTACTTAAAAAAATTCAGCGACAATCAGATCGTTTATTAAAGGTAGAGCGATTGAGTATACGTGTAGCAGGTATTGCTAACTCGCGGCAAATGCTTTTTAAAGATAGGGGATTAGATCTAGATACAGCTGCTGATCAGTTAAAAGAAGCTAGCCCGGGAAGTATCGATAAGTTTGTTGATCAAATAATTGCCAATAATATGTCGAACAGTGTATTTGTCGACTGTTCGGCAAGTCCATTGGTTGCAGAACAGTATCTTAAATTATTACAAAATAACGTTTCGGTTGTAACTGCTAATAAAATTGCCAGTTCGTCGGATTACGAAACGTATAAAAAACTAAAAACCACTGCTGTTGAGAAAGGAGTAAAATATCTTTTTGAAACCAATGTGGGAGCAGGATTACCCATTATCAATACAATGAATAGTATGATTCAAAGTGGTGATAAAATTCTGCAATTAGAAGCTGTTTTGTCGGGTACACTCAATTATATTGTGAATAATGTTTCTGCCGAAAGAAAACTATCGGAAGTAGTACAGGAGGCCAAAGATAAAGGTTATAGTGAGCCAGATCCGCGAATTGATTTAATTGGTAAAGATGTACTTCGTAAACTTCTGATTCTAGCTCGCGAATGCGAATATCCTTTGGAAGAGAAGCATGTTGATATAACACCGTTTTTGCCAAAAGAATTTTTTACAGATGAAACAGTAGAGCAATTCATGGCACGATTAAAAGATTACGATGATGCATTTGAGCAAAAAAGAAAAGAAGCTGCGGAGAAAGGTAAAATTCTTAGGTATGCGGCATCATTAAAAGAAGGTAAAGCAAAAGTCGGATTTATAGAAGTGGATGAAAGGCATCCTTTTTATCGTTTAGAAGACAGTAATAACAAGATAATGCTTCGAACCGATTATTATTACGATCATCCAATGGAAATTAAAGGTTATGGAGCAGGAGCTGATGTTACGGCTGCTGGTGTATTTGCCGATATCATTAAAGTGGTAAACCTTTAA